The genomic window GAATCTCCTGGCGTCTGTGGGAGGGATCGCCCGAAGATAGCGCCGATGTTCCGGCGCGTCACCTGTTCGTACCAATACACGTGACTCCGACAGGAATCGGGATCGATCATCCTTACTTCAAGGGCGCAACAACCTGTTCGATCGCGCCGAAAATCGAAGCGCCCTGCTTATCGATGATTTCAATGCGCAAGGTGTCACCAAACTTAAGGAACGGCGTGCTGGGTTTGCCATCGCGCAGCGCTTCCACCGTGCGCTGTTCAGCCAAGCAGGACGCGCCCTTGCTGGTGTCTTCGTTGGCAATCGTGCCAGAACCGACGAGAGTGCCTGCCGTCAGCGGGCGTGTCTTGGCGGCATGCGCGACCAGTTGCGCGAAGTTGAACTGCATGTCCACGCCGCACTCGGCTTCGCCAAACCACTTGCCGTTGAGCCAGGTGCGCATGGGCAGATGCAGCTTTTCGTCCTGCCACGCATCGCCCAATTCATCAGGCGTCACGAAGACCGGCGACAAGGCTGAGCGCGGCTTCGATTGCAGAAAACCGAAACCCTTGGCCAGCTCCGCGGGAATCAGGCCACGCAGGCTGACGTCGTTGACCAGGCCAACCAGCTGAATGTGGGTCGCCGCCTGCTCGGGTGTCACCGCCATCGGCACGTCATCGGTGATCACCACGACTTCCGCTTCCAGATCGATGCCGTAGTCTTCGCTCGGCACCACGACCGGATCACGCGGCCCCAGAAAACCGGCGCTGGTAGCCTGGTACATCAGCGGATCAACGTAGAACGATTCGGGAATCTCCGCGCCACGTGCGCGACGCACGCGCGCCACGTGAGGCAGATAAGCGCTGCCGTCGACGAATTCATAAGCACGTGGAAGCGGCGAGGCGAGTGCACTCATTTCCAGCGTGAAGGCACCGGCAGCCTTGCCCGCGTTGAGTTCTTCGTACAAGGCATTCAAGCGCGGCGCAGTATTCGACCAATCATCGAGTGCAGCCTGCAGGGTTGCGGCAATGCCGGTGGCTTTCACGGCGTGCTTGAGATCGCGGCTGACCACGATCAAGGTGCCATCGCGACCACCTTCCTTCAGACTGCCCAGCTTCATGCATTCACTCCATCGGCTGCATGGATGGGCAGCCTTTTACAACGTTGATTGACGATGGCTGCAGCCACAATAGCTGCGCACCATGACCGGAACGGCCGGTTATTTTACGCGCGCTCTGGATCAAAGTGCTTGGCGATGCCCTGCCAGCACTGGTAGTAATCGCCCTGCAGTTGCGGCGCTTCCAGTGCCTGCCGGGTCGGATGGATCACCTTGCGCGTTTCGAACATGAAGGCCATCGTGCCGGTGAGATGATCCGGCTTGCTC from Dyella caseinilytica includes these protein-coding regions:
- a CDS encoding fumarylacetoacetate hydrolase family protein, with the protein product MKLGSLKEGGRDGTLIVVSRDLKHAVKATGIAATLQAALDDWSNTAPRLNALYEELNAGKAAGAFTLEMSALASPLPRAYEFVDGSAYLPHVARVRRARGAEIPESFYVDPLMYQATSAGFLGPRDPVVVPSEDYGIDLEAEVVVITDDVPMAVTPEQAATHIQLVGLVNDVSLRGLIPAELAKGFGFLQSKPRSALSPVFVTPDELGDAWQDEKLHLPMRTWLNGKWFGEAECGVDMQFNFAQLVAHAAKTRPLTAGTLVGSGTIANEDTSKGASCLAEQRTVEALRDGKPSTPFLKFGDTLRIEIIDKQGASIFGAIEQVVAPLK